From Plodia interpunctella isolate USDA-ARS_2022_Savannah chromosome 18, ilPloInte3.2, whole genome shotgun sequence, a single genomic window includes:
- the ND-B14.7 gene encoding NADH dehydrogenase [ubiquinone] 1 alpha subcomplex subunit 11, giving the protein MLSYKYYDSPEGQDIFKKTFVTSKYAAITGLTAASFDVLMYSHPKGFVNTIGRYAWFIGPMVGMAAAFTVTTNVAQNIRGKNDKINYFLGGVAAGSVFGAWQRNATVAVPLSVLLGVAAVIKKTGVDEGWTFFPEISHATKTIQSVRHDWTLVKDLEEYKNFTTGPN; this is encoded by the exons ATGCTGAGCTACAAATACTATGACTCTCCAGAAGGCCAAGATATTTTCAAGAAGACCTTTGTCACTTCAAAGTATGCAGCTATTACTGGCCTCACAGCAGCTTCATTCGACGTGCTTATGTACTCTCACCCCAAAGGTTTCGTCAATACTATTGGCCGATATGCTTGGTTTATCGGCCCCATGGTCGGAATGGCAGCAGCGTTTACGGTGACTACGAATGTGGCCCAAAATATCAGAGGGAAGAAcgataaaatcaattatttccTAGGCGGAGTAGCTGCTGGATCAGTATTTGGAGCCTGGCAACGAAATGCAACTGTAGCTGTGCCTCTAAGTGTGCTCCTGGGCGTCGCAGCTGTCATTAAGAAAACTGGTGTTGATGAAGGCTGGACTTTCTTCCCTGAGATTAGTCATGCCACCAAGACCATTCAATCTGTAAGACACGATTGGACACTAGTCAAGGATTTGgaagaatataaaaactttacgACTG GTCCAAATTAA